In a single window of the Methanolobus psychrophilus R15 genome:
- a CDS encoding radical SAM family Fe-S protein — MKVYDKSVIKVNASTEDGKVVLDTQGPLSAVAKPIVKRINSIFQEEKPILSDDESIIFSTWVPPMPGEVFNRMINAQVASILKKRVPDQFSIGITGRCPNNCIHCGAAGIVADPELTLDEIDRTVDRALDLGSYYISFDGGETMLRKDLSQMVAAVDKSRAVATCFTSGFAMNEQKAGELKEAGLFAAHMSLDSPEEKEHDRVRGREGAYRDTVNGVKNVLDAGILADLFVVVSPHNIDHLDGFYQFAADMGMHEMSVYEIVAVGRWLEHEDEVITEKDVKRLADFQKSANRKPEGPRVTALPYFMGPDQFGCFAGRRWMHATAGGDVLPCAYTPLSFGNIREEDLGVIWERMGRHAAYKSSADYCMMRNPQFRERYIHTIPEGEKLPLRLDLLKE, encoded by the coding sequence ATGAAAGTTTATGATAAGTCCGTAATAAAGGTAAATGCGAGCACAGAAGATGGAAAAGTTGTGCTTGATACCCAAGGGCCATTGTCTGCGGTGGCAAAGCCTATAGTAAAGCGCATAAATAGTATTTTCCAGGAAGAAAAACCAATTCTTTCCGATGATGAGAGCATAATCTTTTCCACATGGGTCCCGCCCATGCCGGGAGAGGTGTTCAACAGGATGATCAATGCGCAGGTGGCCTCTATTCTTAAGAAGAGGGTTCCTGACCAGTTCTCTATCGGCATTACAGGCAGATGTCCCAATAACTGCATACACTGCGGTGCTGCGGGAATAGTTGCTGACCCGGAGTTGACCCTTGATGAGATCGATCGGACAGTTGACCGGGCGCTTGACCTTGGTAGTTATTATATCTCCTTTGACGGTGGAGAAACAATGCTTCGCAAAGACCTTTCCCAGATGGTTGCTGCTGTTGACAAGAGCCGTGCTGTAGCTACCTGCTTCACATCAGGTTTCGCTATGAATGAGCAGAAGGCCGGGGAACTTAAAGAGGCAGGCCTTTTTGCTGCACACATGAGCCTTGACAGTCCGGAAGAAAAGGAACATGACCGGGTCAGGGGACGTGAAGGAGCTTACAGGGACACTGTCAACGGCGTGAAAAATGTGCTGGATGCTGGCATCTTGGCCGATCTTTTCGTAGTTGTGTCGCCCCACAATATCGATCATCTTGACGGTTTCTACCAGTTTGCGGCTGATATGGGCATGCATGAGATGTCCGTGTACGAGATCGTGGCTGTGGGACGCTGGCTTGAACATGAGGATGAAGTGATAACTGAGAAAGATGTAAAGCGCCTGGCGGACTTCCAGAAGTCTGCAAACAGGAAGCCGGAGGGGCCAAGGGTGACCGCTTTACCCTATTTCATGGGGCCGGACCAGTTCGGGTGTTTTGCAGGCAGGCGCTGGATGCATGCAACTGCAGGAGGGGACGTACTTCCCTGCGCTTATACGCCTCTTTCCTTTGGGAACATCCGCGAGGAAGACCTTGGAGTAATCTGGGAGCGTATGGGCAGGCATGCTGCATACAAGTCCTCTGCAGATTACTGCATGATGCGTAATCCTCAGTTCAGGGAAAGGTACATCCATACTATTCCGGAAGGTGA
- a CDS encoding polyprenyl synthetase, protein MMEIENLEEYQLIKASMDGLVASMEDSSKMKKMLLHVCSSGGKSIRPIILLLCTEICGGERDKSVNAALAIELIHSASLIHDDVLDDGIIRRGVESAPKKYGVPAAILCGDFLISKAVSLISSYGTDSVLEFGRAGMYMAEGETIDISSSCPDFGRKNYFECISKKTASLFAASAVIGAYVAGADRETAMKFRSFGENVGNAYQIVDDLLEYLNRLEDKQSTYESVTLPLLYRKSMGHEEAVSLTVKEVLQHVKKAKDVLQGFGDSVAKDKLLLITNLITIDMLPASVLEMS, encoded by the coding sequence ATGATGGAAATAGAGAACCTTGAAGAATACCAGTTAATAAAGGCTTCAATGGACGGGCTTGTCGCTTCGATGGAGGACAGCTCGAAGATGAAAAAAATGCTGCTACATGTTTGCAGTTCCGGTGGCAAGAGCATCCGGCCTATCATACTGTTGCTGTGCACTGAAATATGCGGAGGGGAACGTGATAAGAGCGTTAATGCAGCCCTTGCTATCGAACTTATCCATTCTGCGTCTCTGATACATGATGATGTACTTGATGATGGTATTATACGCAGGGGTGTTGAGTCAGCCCCTAAGAAATATGGTGTTCCGGCTGCTATATTATGCGGGGATTTCCTGATTTCCAAAGCCGTCTCCCTAATTTCTTCCTATGGCACGGATTCAGTGCTTGAGTTCGGGAGGGCCGGAATGTATATGGCTGAAGGTGAGACCATTGATATCTCAAGTTCCTGTCCGGACTTTGGCAGGAAGAACTATTTCGAATGCATAAGCAAAAAGACGGCCTCTCTTTTCGCGGCAAGTGCTGTCATAGGTGCCTATGTTGCAGGCGCTGACCGGGAAACGGCAATGAAATTCAGGTCCTTTGGTGAAAACGTGGGCAACGCATACCAGATAGTCGATGACCTGCTGGAATATCTCAATAGGCTTGAGGATAAGCAGTCAACTTATGAGTCAGTGACCCTGCCGCTTCTCTACAGGAAGAGCATGGGGCACGAGGAAGCGGTGAGCCTGACAGTGAAGGAAGTGCTCCAGCACGTAAAAAAAGCAAAAGATGTCCTGCAGGGCTTTGGAGATTCAGTTGCAAAGGATAAGCTTCTCCTGATCACCAACCTGATCACAATTGATATGCTTCCAGCCAGCGTCCTTGAAATGAGCTGA